The DNA segment TCTTCGGAAGGCTGATCGGTTTCTTCAGCAGGAATCCGAAAGACCTGCTGGCAGTCATGCTTTCCCGCCAATTGAATCGTCGGGTCGTGATCACTCACAACGCTCAGGCGGATCTCTTTGGGAAGGCTTTGCCAAAGGGATTGCAAAACCTTGATCGAATCATCGGACTGGACGACGCAGCGGTCAAACAAAGTGCCCGCTGCCGCCATTTCGTCCAGCTGTGGAGTCTGATTCCAGGAGCAGCCATAGGGCCCGAGGGAGGCATTGGCCAAGCCTTGCAAAGAGAGGACGAGCGTACAGTTATCCATTTAATCCCTACATTCCTAAATGTCGAATCGCGGCAAGCGGCTTTACCAGCGGAACTGCTGGCGAAACGCCAGGACCAGTGTAGCCGAGAGATAGGTTTCAGAAGAGCAATCCGTATTTCTTGGAGTCCCCTATTCATGTCGCCCGTGCCTGAAACATCGTCCCACTCATTGCCACTGGCGGGCGAAAGCCTGTCGCCTTCTGGATATGTCTATGTCCCGCCGGCGTCCGACGATCAGGAGAGCAATGAATCGGCAGAAACCCGCACGGCGGTCGGTCTCAAGCTTGAAAAGCCGAAAACGGGTGCGTATGTCGCCCCCCCGACGGTCGATGTTTGGGGGCTTCCTTTTGCACAGGTAACGCTCGATCAAACGCTTGAAAAAATCGATCAGATGATCACCGATCGAGAACCGCGGTACATCATCACGGCCAACTTGAACTATGCCATGTTGGCGGATCAACAGTCGGACTTGTGGCGAATCAATCGTGACGCTGCGATGATCCTGGCGGATGGCCAGCCCATCGTTTGGCGCTCTCGAATTGAAATGAATGCGCTTCCTGAACGAGTCGCCGGCAGCGAACTGATCTATCGACTGGGCGAACGTTCGGCGGAGAAAGGCTGGGGAATCTACCTGCTTGGCGCCGCCCCTGGAGTCGCTCAGGCCTGCGCCAACGGTCTCGCTGAACTGTACCCTGGCTGCAAAATTGTCGGCGTCGAATCGCCACCGTTTCGCGAAGCGACCGCTGCGGAAGAATCGGCCCAAATCGAACGGATCAAAGCGGCCAAACCTGACATTCTTTTGGTCGCGTTCGGGCAACCCAAGGGAGAGCTGTGGATCCATGAGCGACTGCACAAGTTAAACGTCCCGGTCAGTATTCAATTAGGCGCTTCCTTTGACTTTGTCGCAGGAAATGCGAAACGAGCTCCGGAAATCTGGCAGAAGTGTGGACTTGAATGGGCGTATCGGATGGGACACGACCCCAAACGTTTGGTCCCTCGCTATGCTTCCAATATTTGGTTCTTAGCGAAATCGCTTTACCAAGATGCCATCGGTCGCCGCCGTTCGATGTAGCGGATGGCATGGATCGCAGTAAACACGCATCGATCGGCAGGTGAATTGGGATGCAAGATCGCTTCCGCTATCAGCCGGATTCGATTTGAAAGGCCGATGCGTGAACCTATCCGGGCAGTCGTTTTCTGCCAGGGGCAAAGGTTTCCCCTCAAGACGATGCCATGTTGGCTATTCGCCGTAGGGAATGTCTTGATCGTTCAGTTCGGCCAATGCATTGGCCGCTGCACGCTGTTCCGCTTCTTTCTTATTTCGTCCCCACGCCGGAACAAATTCTCGTTCTCCGATCGCAGCGGAGACACGAAAGGTTTTACTATGGTCTGGGCCCGCTTCGGTAACCAGCCGATAGCAGGGGGTACTGGCAAGTTCTTTCTGAGCGAATTGTTGCAGCGTCGATTTGAAATTGCTTCCCTGGCCCGAGATGGCTTCCTGAAGCAGATCGGCCATCCATTCACGGATCAAATCCCGGGCGGTGTGCAGGTCGCTATCAAGGTAGACCGCCGCGACAATCGATTCGAAAACATCGCTGCTTAGTGACCGTGGGAAACTGCGGTTGCGAACCACACCTTTGCCGACGATCAAACATTCGTCCAAGCCGATTTGGCGAGCCGCCTGCCCGCAGGATTGTCGACTGACGACCGCCGATTTGATCTTGGTAAGTTCTCCCTCACTCGCTTCGGGGAACTCTTCAAATAACCACTGGCAGACGACCACCCCTAAAATCGCGTCGCCTAGAAACTCCAGGCGTTCGTTGCTCGCCAGCCGGGTCATCGCTCCAGAGGCGTGCGTTAACGCCTCAAGCAACAATTGGCGGTTCTCGAATTTGTAGCCGATTCGCTCTTCGCAGATCGCCATTTTCTCGAGGTGTTCATCACCGGTCCCCGCGTTTCCGACCGCTGACGTATCAACAATTTGATCGCGAGTAACACCCGACGGATCGTTAGCCGAACCGGAAGGAGAATCAGATTGCAGGGAAGGATCGGTAGTTGCCACGGAAAAGTTCGATACGATTTGAGCTCGATACGGATGGTGAATTTTCTGCTGCCGAGGGATCGAATCAGGCAAGCAACGCGACCGGAATGAAAATCGGCGAGTTCCAAGCCAAATCCGATTGCGCCACTATAGCGTTTTCTGCTCCATAACGTTAGTGTTTCTCTCTAGAAAACCCAATCGGTACGGGAAAGGTTTGTCGTTTCTTCGTTCGATAGTGGTTCCATCCTCCAATTGTAAATATCTAAAAACCAGTTTACGGCGGGAATTTATAGCGATGTCCGAACAGCACAATTATCTTTTTACTAGTGAATCGGTCAGCATGGGCCACCCTGACAAGTTGGCCGACAGGATCAGCGATGGGGTTCTGGATGCACTGCTAGAACAAGATCCCTATAGCCGCGTCGCCTGCGAAACCATGGTCACGACCGGGATCGCGATTATCGCCGGTGAAATCAGCACCAAGGCGAACGTCAATTACTCACAGATTGTTCGCGACGTGATCAATGACGTTGGCTACACCGACGACCAAATGGGAATCTGTGGCGACACCTGTGCCGTTATGGTCAGCCTAGACGCCCAAAGCCCCGATATCGCGCAAGGCGTTGACGCCTCGGATAACAAGGATGTTGGCGCTGGTGACCAAGGGCTGATGTTCGGTTTTGCTTGCAAAGACACTCCGGAACTGATGCCACTGCCGATCGCGCTTTCCCATCGGATCATCAACCGGATCACCGAAGCGCGAAAGAACAACGAAGTCTCTTGGCTGCGCCCCGACAGTAAGGCTCAGGTAACGGTCGAATACCAGGGCAACGAACCGGTCCGAATCGATACCGTGGTCGTTAGCACTCAGCACGCTCCCGACGTCGACAATGACACGATCCGTAAATTCGTCATCGAAAACGTGATCCTGCCTTCGCTGCCTAAGCAACTGGTCAAGGATGATATTAAATACCACATCAATCCGACCGGCAAATTTGTCATCGGTGGCCCTCACGGCGACTGTGGACTGACGGGACGAAAAATCATCGTCGACACCTACGGCGGTTGGGGCCGGCACGGTGGCGGAGCATTCAGCGGAAAAGACGCTACCAAGGTCGACCGAAGTGCCGCCTACATGGCTCGATATATCGCCAAGAACATCGTCGCTGGTGGGCTTGCCGAACGCTGCGAAGTCCAGTTGGCTTACGCAATCGGCGTTTCAGAACCTGTCAGCGTGCATGTCGATACTTTGGGAACCGGCAACATTGCGGACAGCAAACTATGTGCTCTGGTACGAGAGCACTTCCCGTTGACTCCCGCTGGCATTATCGACCATCTGGAACTGCGCCGTCCGATCTTCAAAGCGACCACTTCGGGTGGGCATTTTGGACGATCCGAACCTGAATTCACTTGGGAAAAAACCGACAAAGCGGAAACGCTCGCAAAGGCCGCAGACCTCGCGGCTCAGTCGGTTTAAGTAAACGATCGATCGGGCTCGCCGCCAACCGCTTGGAGGGCGGCGAGCTTTTTTTATAGCCCGTTCGCGGAGAGTACAGGAATGCGTGTTGCCTGGCTGACGGATCTGCATCTAGACCACGCCACCGATTCTCAGCGAGACGCCCTCTACGCGGAATGCCAAGCATCCACCGCCGATGGTTTCCTGATTACCGGCGATATCGCGACCGGCCCACTCGTTTGCGATTGCTTGCGTGAATTAGGTGATGTCTGCGACCGCCCGCTCTACTTTGTGCTGGGCAACCACGACTTCTACAACAGTCGCATCGATCGAATCCGACGCGAAGTTTCCGACCTTTGCGGAATCCAAACAAACCTCCATTATCTGACCGACCAGTTCAGCACCGCCCTTTCCGAGAACGTCGGATTGGTTGGCGAAGATGGCTGGGGGGACGGAACCGAAGGTGATTATGAAAATTCATCGGTACGTCTGTCCGATTTTGCTTTGATCGAAGACTTTGCAGAACAAAATCCGGAACAGTGGAAAAACCACCTCCGGGCTTTAGGGGCTGAATCAGAAGACCGTTTGCGTCCCAAATTGCAGAAGGCATTGGAACGATTTGCGACCGTCGTGGTGGCGACTCACGTTCCTCCTTATCGCGAAGCCTGTTGGTACGAGGGGCACACGACGGATGACAACTGGGCACCATTTTTCGTCTGCGGCCAAATGGGAAATTTATTGACTGAGATGGCATTGGAACACCCCGCCCGCCGAATCGTGGTCTTCTGTGGTCACACCCATCATCCTGGTACGGCTTCGATGGCGGATAATCTAACGGTCGTCACCGGGGGCGCTCACTACGGAGCCCCAGGAATCACCGGGATCCTTGAGATTGGTTCTGCCGAATGCCTGTGGAGAGTGAACGGATGCCAACCGCTTTAATTACTGGGATCACCGGACAGGATGGAAGCTATCTGACAGAACTGTTGCTTGAAAAAGGTTATCAAGTCCACGGGCTTGTCCGCCGTCAAAGCAGCACCAAACGGCTGCGTCTGGATCATCTGTATGTCAACCACGACATCTACGAACAACAGCTGTTTCTCCACTACGCGGACCTGAATGATCCGACAACGATGCGCCGCGTGCTGACGGCGGTTCAGCCCGATGAACTGTATCACCTGGCCGGTCAAAGCCATGTTGGGGCGAGTTTCGAAATTCCCGAATCAACGTGCCAAACGACCGCGATGGGGACCTTGCGGCTGCTAGAGATGATTCGGGACCTCCCACAGCGTCCGCGTATCGTGCAGGCAAGCAGCAGCGAGATTTTTGGTTCGCCCACAGCCTTCCCGCAAAATGAACAAACGACGCAGCGGCCCGTGACTCCCTACGGTGTGGCGAAAACGTTTGCGACCAATATGGTGCGAGTCTATCGAGAATCGTTCGATTTTTTCGCCTGCAACGCGATCTGCTACAACCACGAATCCCCACGCCGTGGGGAGAGTTTTGTGACCCGAAAAATATCACGCGGAGTCGCCGCGATCGCTCGCGGCGAACAAACGCATTTGACTTTGGGAAACCTGGACATCTACCGCGATTGGGGCTACGCCCCGGAATACGTCCAGGGGATGTGGCAAATGCTGCAACATGATCGACCGGACGACTATGTTCTGGCCACCGGACAGTCTTGTTCGTTAAAAGACTTCCTCAAGGCAGCGTTTGAAGTGATTGATCGTCCGTACGAACCGTACATCAAAACCGACCCGCGGTTCGTGCGTCCGGCCGAGGTCCATCGTTTGGTCGGCGATTCCAGCAAAGCTGAAGCGACCCTTGGCTGGAAGAGCCAGACGTCGCTACAGCAGCTTGCCAGGATCATGGTCGAACACGACCTTCAGCACCCAAGCGTCTAAGACAACTGGTCCCACAGGACTTTGTTCTCGTGCATCGAAGCAATAATGTCTTTGGGAACGCTACCTTCTTCGATCAGGGTCCATCCTGAGAAATCCGATTTCTTCAACAGCGCGAAGAGTTCCTTCCAGGGGTAGGTGGTGGTTCGCAGGTCATGGATATGCAAGATTCCGATTTTGTCTTGCACCAGTTCAAAGTTGGACTGCAGGCCCTTCCCGTTCATATCGGAAGCATTGCAATTCCAACAGACAACCGCATTGGGATGGTCGGCGATTTCCATCATTTTGTGAATCATCGGCAACTCAGCCGATCCATCACGCCCATGAACTTCGACGCGAATCACCACGCCGTGTTCGGCACCAAATTCAGCCACCTCGCGTAGCGATTCTCCGATCTGGGTTAACGTCTTTTCAACGGGAACCTGTTTCGGCAATCCATTGGGGCGGACCTTGACTCCCTCGCCGCCGACGTCATGACAAAGTTTGATGAAGGCTTTGGTTTCTTCAATGTTCTTGCGAACGGTGGCAGGATCCGGCGAATGATACTCACACGCGCTCCCCAGCCCAACCAATTCAACGCTCGAATCCGCAAACCTTTGGGCAACCTCTTTTCGTTCCTGAGGCGATAGCGAAATTTCAACGCCATGCTTATGGGTACTGCGAAGTTCGACTCCGCCGAACTTGGTCTGTTCGCAGTTTTTAATGACCGCTGGCAGATCCCAGTCCTTCCCCCAGTTATAGGTGACCAGCCCCAATTTCATCTTCGTCGACTTGGAAGCGTCTTCAGCGGAGAGTGCATGATTTCGCAGGGGTAAACCGTAAGCTAACCCAGCGGCCATAGCCGATGCGGTCAGGAATTTTCGACGTTGAAGAGCCATAATAAACCTTGAGAGGAACGACGTGCGATATAGTTTGATTGGTTTAGATGCAACGACTGCCGCGGATTTTCTTCTGTAGCAAAGCAGCCTACGTCCATTTTATCAGGATTCTTCCCGATGTTCAGAAGCCTCAATATTCTTTTGTGCTTTTCGTATTTGGCCCTCTTGGTCCCTGCGTCCGTCGTCCATGGGGAGGATCGCATTCACCCAAGCAGTCGCAACCCCTTCTACTGGGAATACAAAGGGGAGAACGTTCTTCTAGTCGGCGGATCGGTCGAAGATAATTTGTTTCAGATCCCCGATCTCCAATCACATCTAGACGAGATAAAATCGGTCGGAGCGAACTATATTCGCAACACCATGAGTGACCGACATGACGAGGGATACGAGGTCTATCCTTACGCACAAGGGAAGAATGGGAAGTACGATCTTGAAAGCTGGAACGAAGAGTATTGGACACGCTTCGAAAACATGCTGAAGTGGACGGCCGAGCGGGACATCATCGTGCAAATCGAGCTTTGGGATCGGTTCGATTACTCCACTAAATACTGGCCGCCAAACCCGTACAATCCCGTCAACAATGTGAACTACAACGAAGCTGAATCAGGTTTGGCAAAGGTTTATCCGCGTCACCCAGGGACCAACGAACAGCCCTTCTTTTTCACGACGCCCAAACAACGGGACAACAATGTCGTTTTAAAATACCAGAGGAAGTTTGTGGATAAGATCCTTAGCCACACGCTGAAATACGGACACGTGTTGTACTGCA comes from the Roseimaritima multifibrata genome and includes:
- a CDS encoding WecB/TagA/CpsF family glycosyltransferase, with translation MSPVPETSSHSLPLAGESLSPSGYVYVPPASDDQESNESAETRTAVGLKLEKPKTGAYVAPPTVDVWGLPFAQVTLDQTLEKIDQMITDREPRYIITANLNYAMLADQQSDLWRINRDAAMILADGQPIVWRSRIEMNALPERVAGSELIYRLGERSAEKGWGIYLLGAAPGVAQACANGLAELYPGCKIVGVESPPFREATAAEESAQIERIKAAKPDILLVAFGQPKGELWIHERLHKLNVPVSIQLGASFDFVAGNAKRAPEIWQKCGLEWAYRMGHDPKRLVPRYASNIWFLAKSLYQDAIGRRRSM
- the rnc gene encoding ribonuclease III, which gives rise to MPDSIPRQQKIHHPYRAQIVSNFSVATTDPSLQSDSPSGSANDPSGVTRDQIVDTSAVGNAGTGDEHLEKMAICEERIGYKFENRQLLLEALTHASGAMTRLASNERLEFLGDAILGVVVCQWLFEEFPEASEGELTKIKSAVVSRQSCGQAARQIGLDECLIVGKGVVRNRSFPRSLSSDVFESIVAAVYLDSDLHTARDLIREWMADLLQEAISGQGSNFKSTLQQFAQKELASTPCYRLVTEAGPDHSKTFRVSAAIGEREFVPAWGRNKKEAEQRAAANALAELNDQDIPYGE
- the metK gene encoding methionine adenosyltransferase, encoding MSEQHNYLFTSESVSMGHPDKLADRISDGVLDALLEQDPYSRVACETMVTTGIAIIAGEISTKANVNYSQIVRDVINDVGYTDDQMGICGDTCAVMVSLDAQSPDIAQGVDASDNKDVGAGDQGLMFGFACKDTPELMPLPIALSHRIINRITEARKNNEVSWLRPDSKAQVTVEYQGNEPVRIDTVVVSTQHAPDVDNDTIRKFVIENVILPSLPKQLVKDDIKYHINPTGKFVIGGPHGDCGLTGRKIIVDTYGGWGRHGGGAFSGKDATKVDRSAAYMARYIAKNIVAGGLAERCEVQLAYAIGVSEPVSVHVDTLGTGNIADSKLCALVREHFPLTPAGIIDHLELRRPIFKATTSGGHFGRSEPEFTWEKTDKAETLAKAADLAAQSV
- a CDS encoding metallophosphoesterase family protein; its protein translation is MRVAWLTDLHLDHATDSQRDALYAECQASTADGFLITGDIATGPLVCDCLRELGDVCDRPLYFVLGNHDFYNSRIDRIRREVSDLCGIQTNLHYLTDQFSTALSENVGLVGEDGWGDGTEGDYENSSVRLSDFALIEDFAEQNPEQWKNHLRALGAESEDRLRPKLQKALERFATVVVATHVPPYREACWYEGHTTDDNWAPFFVCGQMGNLLTEMALEHPARRIVVFCGHTHHPGTASMADNLTVVTGGAHYGAPGITGILEIGSAECLWRVNGCQPL
- a CDS encoding GDP-mannose 4,6-dehydratase; translation: MPTALITGITGQDGSYLTELLLEKGYQVHGLVRRQSSTKRLRLDHLYVNHDIYEQQLFLHYADLNDPTTMRRVLTAVQPDELYHLAGQSHVGASFEIPESTCQTTAMGTLRLLEMIRDLPQRPRIVQASSSEIFGSPTAFPQNEQTTQRPVTPYGVAKTFATNMVRVYRESFDFFACNAICYNHESPRRGESFVTRKISRGVAAIARGEQTHLTLGNLDIYRDWGYAPEYVQGMWQMLQHDRPDDYVLATGQSCSLKDFLKAAFEVIDRPYEPYIKTDPRFVRPAEVHRLVGDSSKAEATLGWKSQTSLQQLARIMVEHDLQHPSV
- a CDS encoding sugar phosphate isomerase/epimerase family protein; the encoded protein is MALQRRKFLTASAMAAGLAYGLPLRNHALSAEDASKSTKMKLGLVTYNWGKDWDLPAVIKNCEQTKFGGVELRSTHKHGVEISLSPQERKEVAQRFADSSVELVGLGSACEYHSPDPATVRKNIEETKAFIKLCHDVGGEGVKVRPNGLPKQVPVEKTLTQIGESLREVAEFGAEHGVVIRVEVHGRDGSAELPMIHKMMEIADHPNAVVCWNCNASDMNGKGLQSNFELVQDKIGILHIHDLRTTTYPWKELFALLKKSDFSGWTLIEEGSVPKDIIASMHENKVLWDQLS